A genomic stretch from Desulfatiglans sp. includes:
- a CDS encoding polyprenol monophosphomannose synthase — translation MHKCIVMPTYNEAKNIMQIINDILRLHPDFNIVIVDDNSPDGTGVIADELAANDKRIYVHHRPAKEGLGRAYIDGFKVALERGADLIFEMDADFSHNPKYLQAFLDASDNMDLVIGSRYLNGVRVEGWRFRRLLLSKLANIFVSYIMVRPVWDFTAGFRCYRRKVLETIPLDNVKSDGYAFQIEMTYLTFKYGFRVGEIPILFKEREHGYSKISRNVVWEAFWLTFRCRASVREILSHLTYLCKDYREFVKSDKQYIKE, via the coding sequence ATGCATAAATGTATTGTAATGCCCACCTATAATGAAGCAAAAAATATTATGCAAATTATAAATGATATTTTAAGGCTCCATCCTGATTTCAACATAGTAATTGTTGATGACAATTCGCCTGACGGGACCGGGGTGATAGCGGATGAACTGGCGGCTAATGATAAGCGTATTTATGTACATCACAGGCCAGCAAAGGAAGGTCTGGGCAGGGCATATATTGACGGGTTCAAGGTAGCACTTGAAAGGGGCGCAGACCTCATATTTGAGATGGATGCCGATTTTTCACATAACCCGAAATATCTCCAGGCCTTTTTAGATGCGTCAGACAACATGGACCTGGTTATTGGCAGCAGGTATCTGAATGGAGTGAGGGTTGAAGGTTGGAGATTCCGCAGGTTGCTGCTTAGTAAACTTGCTAATATTTTTGTTTCATATATCATGGTCCGGCCTGTCTGGGATTTCACAGCCGGGTTCAGATGCTATAGAAGAAAGGTGCTTGAGACAATACCTCTAGATAATGTTAAATCAGACGGTTATGCCTTTCAGATAGAGATGACCTACCTCACCTTCAAGTATGGTTTCAGAGTCGGTGAGATACCTATTCTATTCAAGGAGAGGGAGCATGGATATTCAAAGATATCCAGGAATGTTGTATGGGAGGCCTTCTGGCTGACATTCAGGTGCCGTGCTTCAGTACGAGAAATATTGTCACACCTCACTTATCTGTGTAAGGATTATCGCGAGTTTGTGAAATCTGACAAACAATATATTAAGGAATGA
- a CDS encoding glycosyltransferase encodes MNISVGIMAYNEEANIGRLLKAVMTQEVKDGNINEIFVVSSGSMDRTDDIVREYESMDNRIKLIVQKKREGKASAINLFLEKATGDIIILESGDTLPVEGTFRNMVEPFRDLSVGMTGAHPVPVNSKETFVGYVVNLMWSLHHRIALETPKLGELVAFRNIVRSIPNDTAVDEASIEAIVTQAGYRLHYAGDAIVRNKGPENIRDFIKQRRRIAAGHKHLAMETRHEVSTSSPVKILRYLFKGHSHNPGEILWTLGAVSLEAIGRLLGYYDFYVKKKNPFVWDIAESTKRLD; translated from the coding sequence ATGAATATCTCTGTCGGCATTATGGCCTATAATGAAGAGGCAAACATCGGGAGACTTCTGAAAGCGGTTATGACCCAGGAAGTCAAGGATGGCAACATCAATGAGATCTTTGTGGTGTCATCCGGAAGCATGGACAGGACAGATGATATTGTTCGCGAGTATGAAAGTATGGACAACAGGATAAAACTGATTGTCCAGAAAAAAAGAGAGGGAAAGGCGTCGGCAATAAACCTTTTTCTTGAAAAAGCAACCGGAGATATAATAATTCTTGAGAGCGGCGATACCCTGCCGGTGGAGGGGACCTTCCGGAACATGGTTGAACCTTTTCGTGATTTATCTGTTGGAATGACAGGAGCGCACCCTGTGCCTGTTAACAGTAAGGAAACATTTGTAGGGTATGTTGTCAATCTTATGTGGTCGCTTCATCACAGGATAGCCCTGGAGACACCCAAACTTGGTGAACTGGTTGCCTTCAGAAACATTGTAAGAAGTATACCAAATGACACAGCAGTGGATGAGGCCAGCATAGAGGCAATAGTAACCCAGGCCGGTTACAGGCTTCATTATGCTGGAGATGCCATTGTAAGGAACAAAGGACCTGAAAACATAAGGGATTTTATAAAACAGAGAAGACGCATTGCTGCCGGGCACAAACACCTTGCAATGGAAACCCGGCATGAAGTAAGCACATCCAGTCCGGTCAAGATATTAAGGTACCTTTTTAAGGGGCACTCTCATAATCCCGGAGAAATCCTGTGGACGTTAGGTGCTGTCTCTCTTGAAGCAATCGGGCGTCTTCTGGGATACTATGATTTTTACGTAAAGAAAAAAAATCCCTTTGTATGGGATATTGCCGAATCAACAAAAAGGCTGGATTGA
- a CDS encoding radical SAM protein gives MPMNLTFSLSYRCNSRCKTCNVYKKDSYELTPDEWKKVFKSLGKAPFWVTISGGEPFLRDDLLEIVRALYDNCRPAIINIPTNGILHNRIPDRVKEIASYCKGSQIIINLSLDDIEERHDAIRGVPGNFEKALKSFNGLKKIHLDNLALGIHTVISQFNVSRIPEIYDYLIKLNPDSYITEIAEERVELGTIGCAITPTLEDYSVAVEFLRSRLKKGSFSSVGRLTRSFRLEYYSMVQRIMKEKRQIIPCFSGFASAQVAPDGDVWPCCIKAEPMGNLREHDFDFKKIWLSEKANNLRKSIKNGECFCPLANASYTNMLHDPKTLVKASWNFITLK, from the coding sequence CTGCCAATGAACCTGACCTTCAGCCTGAGTTATAGGTGCAATTCACGCTGTAAAACATGTAACGTATATAAGAAGGACTCCTATGAGCTTACCCCGGATGAGTGGAAGAAAGTATTTAAAAGTCTTGGAAAGGCCCCATTCTGGGTTACTATAAGCGGTGGAGAGCCTTTTCTCAGGGATGATCTCCTGGAGATTGTTCGGGCACTTTACGATAATTGCCGACCCGCCATAATAAATATTCCCACAAACGGTATTTTACATAACCGTATCCCTGACAGGGTAAAAGAAATAGCGTCATACTGCAAGGGCTCTCAGATTATAATAAACCTTTCTCTTGATGACATCGAAGAGAGGCACGATGCAATACGAGGAGTACCCGGAAATTTTGAAAAAGCTTTGAAGTCATTTAACGGCCTTAAGAAGATACATCTTGATAATCTTGCACTGGGTATTCATACCGTAATATCTCAATTCAATGTCTCAAGAATTCCTGAGATATATGATTATCTCATAAAATTAAATCCGGATTCATACATAACAGAGATCGCCGAAGAGCGTGTGGAGCTGGGTACAATAGGCTGCGCCATAACTCCGACTCTGGAAGATTATTCCGTTGCAGTTGAGTTTCTGAGATCCCGATTAAAAAAAGGTTCTTTCAGCAGTGTGGGAAGGCTTACTCGATCATTCAGGTTGGAATATTATTCGATGGTTCAGAGGATCATGAAAGAGAAAAGGCAGATAATCCCATGTTTCAGCGGTTTTGCTTCTGCTCAGGTTGCGCCTGATGGGGATGTATGGCCATGCTGTATTAAGGCAGAACCCATGGGGAACCTGCGGGAGCATGACTTTGATTTTAAAAAGATATGGCTATCAGAAAAGGCCAACAACCTGAGAAAGTCAATAAAAAATGGAGAATGCTTTTGTCCTCTGGCCAATGCGAGTTACACAAATATGCTCCATGACCCTAAAACCCTTGTAAAAGCCAGCTGGAATTTCATAACTCTGAAATAA
- a CDS encoding NAD(P)-dependent oxidoreductase has product MAEKYILITGATGFIGSYVANNLLADKRYQIVAVVRGHGDYKNAKELEKKGAILAEGSFCDRAFIEHVFEKYSFDYVIHLAALRGAGTATKQDFYDVNVKGTEILLEASLQHKVKKFIFCSSVGVFGTIPEKVPANLGNPLNGDNEYHYSKIIAEKAVLRYIDMGLNAFIVRPTITYGQGDNGFPSTLVHLVRRKLICLTYKDVMIHLLDVESFAGILKKLIESEDIVKRIFIIADKDPVSLRELANQIYLHYNNRPYPFYLKLPDVVFRVMINIFRIIKSEKWVTRLLLISKNWHYDISQTVDELGYVPVKTEDSFIRHMCGEHKE; this is encoded by the coding sequence ATGGCTGAAAAATATATTCTTATAACTGGAGCCACTGGCTTCATAGGATCATATGTTGCAAACAACCTTCTGGCTGATAAAAGATATCAGATAGTGGCTGTTGTTCGTGGGCATGGGGATTATAAAAACGCGAAAGAACTTGAGAAAAAGGGTGCCATACTGGCTGAAGGAAGTTTTTGTGACAGGGCTTTTATAGAACATGTCTTTGAGAAATATTCTTTTGATTATGTGATTCATCTGGCAGCTTTGAGGGGAGCAGGTACAGCAACGAAACAGGATTTTTATGATGTTAATGTTAAGGGAACAGAGATACTTCTTGAGGCATCTCTTCAGCACAAAGTAAAAAAATTTATTTTTTGTAGTTCTGTAGGAGTCTTTGGCACTATCCCTGAGAAGGTACCGGCAAACCTCGGAAACCCCCTTAACGGAGATAATGAATACCATTATTCAAAGATAATTGCGGAAAAGGCAGTTCTGCGATACATAGATATGGGTCTCAATGCCTTTATTGTAAGACCGACAATAACCTACGGACAGGGTGATAATGGTTTCCCCTCCACTCTGGTACACCTGGTCAGAAGAAAATTAATTTGTCTAACTTATAAAGATGTAATGATTCATCTGCTGGATGTTGAAAGTTTTGCTGGAATTTTAAAAAAACTAATCGAATCGGAGGATATCGTTAAAAGGATTTTCATTATAGCTGACAAAGATCCTGTATCATTGAGGGAGCTGGCAAATCAGATATACCTTCATTATAATAATAGACCTTATCCTTTCTATTTGAAGCTTCCTGATGTAGTTTTTAGGGTAATGATAAATATTTTTCGGATAATTAAAAGTGAAAAGTGGGTCACAAGACTGCTGCTGATTTCAAAAAACTGGCATTATGATATATCACAAACTGTTGACGAACTCGGATATGTCCCGGTTAAAACGGAAGATTCATTTATCAGACATATGTGCGGTGAACATAAAGAATGA
- a CDS encoding class I SAM-dependent methyltransferase, whose amino-acid sequence MISIEQNWKRYFIDHNEGMGTTYERFILHRYFQMLSERFDIKSILEVPSFGMTGVSGINSMWWAAKGVQVTVMDDDEVRAGLISEVWRGLDLPFRMLCQKGFSSLPFDDNSFDMAWNFAALRFQSGVPAMLREMARVSKKAVFICIPNRWNIFNLFRKSDKTGQSRSKQPDDSAQGIREVMEQQNWQLAEEGYLDVPPWPDIAMAKEDMLRKMGMGFIADRMQKRDNPGICILDWLNGKDPQMEERVLKYDLLENLPDPIKKFWAHHQYFLFIPGNEN is encoded by the coding sequence ATGATTTCTATTGAACAAAACTGGAAGCGTTATTTTATTGATCACAATGAAGGCATGGGTACAACCTATGAGCGTTTCATCCTTCACAGATATTTTCAAATGCTGAGCGAACGGTTTGATATAAAGAGTATTCTTGAGGTGCCTTCATTCGGAATGACAGGAGTATCCGGTATTAACAGCATGTGGTGGGCGGCAAAAGGCGTTCAGGTAACTGTAATGGATGATGATGAGGTGAGGGCAGGACTGATCTCCGAGGTATGGAGGGGGCTTGATCTTCCGTTCCGGATGCTGTGTCAGAAAGGTTTTTCATCCCTGCCATTTGATGACAACAGCTTTGACATGGCCTGGAATTTTGCAGCCCTTCGGTTTCAATCCGGCGTGCCTGCCATGTTAAGAGAAATGGCAAGGGTTTCAAAAAAAGCAGTCTTTATCTGTATACCGAACAGGTGGAATATCTTCAACCTGTTCCGGAAATCGGATAAGACAGGTCAATCGCGTAGTAAACAACCTGATGACAGCGCTCAGGGAATCAGAGAGGTTATGGAACAACAGAACTGGCAACTGGCGGAAGAGGGTTATCTGGATGTGCCTCCCTGGCCCGACATAGCAATGGCCAAGGAAGATATGCTCAGAAAAATGGGTATGGGTTTTATTGCCGACAGGATGCAGAAGAGAGATAATCCCGGAATATGCATACTTGATTGGTTAAATGGTAAAGATCCGCAAATGGAGGAGAGGGTTTTAAAATATGACCTCCTGGAGAACCTGCCCGACCCAATAAAAAAATTCTGGGCGCATCATCAATATTTTCTTTTTATACCTGGAAATGAAAACTAA
- a CDS encoding glycosyltransferase yields the protein MISVIIPSYNSESTISKCLDALKNQEYRGEYEIILVDSSRDRTPEIVNSKYPDIQFIHLDKKTDPGTARNIGIEKSKGDLIAFIDSDCVAAPDWLNRIAAAHTSEYKVVGGSVRNGNRENDMVAWAGYLAEFREFLPGKPKMEVSHIPTCNISYKKEIFDKYGLFEGEYYPQEDLIFNYKICKNGEKILLDSSITVYHNHRSVMKSFLDHQMKIGKITSRVLKEVDLEGSFIVRTPLIAAAFIPVLPFIKFFRTIMIFLKYEPKVITRRPVAVIVFAVGLFFWIIGFASGVMYNKSISTGK from the coding sequence ATGATATCTGTAATTATTCCTTCCTACAATTCTGAAAGCACTATTTCAAAATGCCTTGATGCCCTTAAAAATCAGGAATACAGGGGGGAATATGAAATTATCCTGGTTGACAGTTCAAGGGACAGGACACCTGAGATCGTGAACTCCAAATATCCTGACATTCAGTTTATTCATCTGGATAAAAAGACTGATCCGGGGACGGCCAGGAATATCGGAATAGAAAAATCAAAGGGAGATCTGATTGCATTTATAGATTCAGACTGTGTGGCTGCTCCTGACTGGCTTAACCGGATTGCTGCTGCTCATACCTCTGAGTACAAGGTGGTTGGTGGATCTGTTAGAAATGGCAACCGAGAAAACGATATGGTGGCGTGGGCCGGATACCTGGCAGAGTTCCGGGAGTTTCTGCCTGGTAAACCCAAAATGGAGGTTAGTCATATACCCACATGTAATATATCTTACAAGAAAGAAATATTTGATAAATACGGGTTGTTTGAAGGTGAATATTATCCCCAGGAAGATTTAATTTTTAATTACAAAATTTGTAAAAACGGTGAGAAAATACTCTTAGACAGCTCAATTACGGTATACCATAATCACAGGTCAGTCATGAAAAGTTTTTTAGATCATCAAATGAAGATCGGAAAAATCACGTCAAGAGTATTAAAAGAGGTTGATCTGGAAGGATCATTTATTGTTAGAACTCCATTGATTGCAGCAGCATTTATTCCTGTTTTACCATTTATTAAGTTTTTTAGAACTATAATGATCTTTCTTAAATATGAGCCGAAGGTTATAACCAGAAGACCTGTTGCTGTTATAGTATTCGCAGTTGGTCTTTTCTTCTGGATAATTGGATTTGCCAGTGGTGTCATGTACAATAAATCAATATCAACAGGAAAGTGA
- a CDS encoding polyprenyl synthetase family protein → MNDLQEQIVGAKKIIDSKLAEFMENNEPLLNVLQESVNYSLFSGGKRVRPLFCFLVGELFGVPKEKLITTACALEMIHTSSLIMDDLPHMDDGKVRRGKPANHMVFGQDVSALASIGLLTRAYEIVLNDPELPDDKKTKVVSRLARTVGINGLVGGQFVDLKFSNEETDAATLDYIHTYKTASLFASSGVTAAIIGDANDAEISALETYAKNLGFAFQILDDLLDVEGNSEDVGKSLNNDKGGFVTVYGVEKSKHLVQEYTDKALTAIEIFKGKNEKLIVLAHMLLKRKA, encoded by the coding sequence ATGAATGATCTTCAGGAGCAAATTGTTGGTGCAAAAAAAATCATCGATTCAAAGCTTGCCGAGTTTATGGAAAACAATGAACCATTGCTTAATGTATTGCAGGAGTCAGTAAACTACAGTCTTTTTTCTGGAGGGAAGAGGGTCAGGCCTTTGTTCTGTTTCCTTGTGGGGGAACTGTTTGGAGTGCCAAAAGAAAAGTTGATAACCACAGCATGCGCCCTTGAAATGATTCACACATCATCTCTTATTATGGATGACCTGCCGCATATGGATGATGGAAAGGTGAGAAGGGGTAAACCTGCAAATCATATGGTTTTTGGCCAGGATGTATCCGCCCTTGCGAGTATAGGATTACTTACAAGAGCTTATGAGATTGTCCTTAATGATCCGGAGTTGCCAGATGATAAAAAAACAAAAGTAGTCAGTAGACTGGCTCGCACAGTAGGGATCAATGGCCTTGTAGGAGGTCAGTTTGTTGATTTGAAGTTCTCCAATGAAGAGACTGATGCTGCTACACTTGATTATATACATACTTATAAAACAGCATCACTGTTTGCCTCCTCAGGTGTTACAGCGGCGATTATAGGTGATGCGAATGATGCAGAGATTTCCGCACTGGAGACCTATGCGAAAAATCTTGGTTTTGCATTCCAGATTCTCGATGATCTTCTGGATGTAGAAGGTAACTCGGAGGATGTGGGTAAATCGCTTAATAACGATAAAGGTGGGTTTGTTACAGTTTATGGGGTGGAAAAATCCAAGCATTTAGTTCAGGAATATACTGACAAGGCTCTAACTGCTATAGAGATATTTAAAGGGAAAAATGAAAAGTTGATTGTTCTTGCTCATATGCTGTTAAAACGTAAAGCTTGA
- a CDS encoding UbiA family prenyltransferase has translation MLISFIVKYLGWRNWAVLLYNSAIENVFLIMYVALYFRFSSPWFLFEFFFFFLFSMCSTTYGYLINDLSDREIDSQQGKQNTFRHDSTGRAVQIVALFFILSVIFAIPFFKKSLFLLLWASWFLVTTFYSLKPIRLKERGKVGLIFTVLGQRVLPALIVFSAFGYWDLITVPILTLYILFRGLSSDLNHQYQDFYNDIRTGTTTFAVQAGIDKVRRLLRISLEIEKGMLLICLLTMMLKINKIVPKSILFALPVLLIYIALYASSFFLVHKSTFEQLNPFTCNRKSIFHLLHHTFPSVGLPVYLGILVAFQNPFYILITLFFIVYRRLYSLELILNTFPFTVIKKILVK, from the coding sequence ATGTTGATATCATTCATTGTAAAATATCTCGGCTGGAGGAACTGGGCTGTCCTTCTATATAATTCGGCGATAGAAAATGTGTTTCTTATAATGTATGTCGCCCTTTATTTCAGGTTTTCCTCTCCATGGTTTTTATTTGAATTTTTTTTCTTTTTTCTGTTCAGTATGTGTTCCACAACCTATGGATACCTTATAAATGATCTCTCTGATAGAGAGATAGATTCCCAACAGGGAAAACAGAATACATTTCGGCATGATTCAACGGGCAGGGCAGTTCAAATAGTTGCGCTATTTTTTATCCTGAGCGTAATTTTTGCGATCCCATTTTTTAAGAAAAGCCTTTTTCTGTTACTATGGGCTAGCTGGTTTCTTGTCACGACTTTTTATTCCTTGAAGCCTATACGATTAAAAGAAAGGGGTAAGGTCGGCCTGATCTTTACAGTGTTAGGTCAAAGGGTCCTTCCGGCCCTGATAGTTTTTTCTGCATTCGGTTATTGGGATTTAATAACGGTTCCAATCCTTACCCTTTATATACTTTTTAGAGGTCTTTCTTCTGATCTGAATCATCAATATCAGGACTTTTATAATGACATCAGAACGGGAACAACAACCTTTGCAGTACAGGCAGGAATTGATAAAGTCAGGAGACTTCTACGGATTTCTCTTGAAATTGAAAAGGGAATGCTGTTGATCTGCCTGCTAACGATGATGTTGAAAATTAATAAAATAGTGCCGAAAAGTATTTTATTCGCTCTACCTGTTTTGTTAATTTATATTGCTCTTTATGCTAGTTCTTTTTTTCTAGTTCATAAAAGCACATTCGAACAATTGAATCCATTTACCTGTAACCGTAAAAGCATATTTCATTTACTCCATCATACCTTCCCTTCGGTTGGGCTTCCGGTATATCTGGGTATCCTGGTGGCTTTTCAGAATCCATTTTATATATTGATAACCTTGTTTTTTATTGTCTACAGAAGGCTCTATTCATTGGAGCTTATTCTTAATACTTTTCCTTTTACTGTTATTAAAAAGATACTTGTTAAATAA
- a CDS encoding NAD(P)-binding protein → MNKKITVFGAGISGLVAAINLGRAGFEVTVIDKRDNIGGSTKWHPSVHQQNFNLDATSKYINVDLSKCFQPVKKHTFYFYGRKINVEDPGNSYVCEKGSRATSIENYLYQEAKKNRVEFNFGEDFDLKKISYSRDSVIKPCIVATGLEIDAYRLLNIKHSLVQGFRAVEQSSDGDDGRAVSFFGNYTNHDFAYVASYGDLIFSLLFSRKGMSREYIDIYKKHLLKSEGISFKEWEFSSGCIPLEVNLVKNGLVFAGTISGMMDPFFLNGISGALISGKLAAEVFINRKHAYMEFNRFTKNFRIRRLMKLSSTKLPFKILSFPVIVRLSNFFQWVGVL, encoded by the coding sequence ATGAATAAAAAAATAACTGTATTTGGGGCTGGTATCTCAGGTCTTGTTGCAGCGATTAATTTAGGCAGGGCAGGATTTGAAGTAACAGTAATTGATAAAAGAGATAATATTGGTGGTTCTACGAAGTGGCATCCATCTGTTCACCAACAGAATTTCAACTTGGATGCAACTTCAAAGTATATTAATGTTGACCTTTCCAAATGTTTTCAACCAGTAAAAAAACACACCTTTTACTTCTATGGAAGAAAAATAAACGTAGAAGATCCTGGGAACAGCTACGTTTGTGAGAAGGGATCACGAGCTACTTCTATAGAAAATTATCTTTATCAGGAAGCTAAAAAGAATAGGGTTGAATTTAATTTTGGTGAGGACTTTGACTTGAAAAAAATTTCGTACTCAAGGGATTCAGTAATTAAACCATGTATTGTGGCGACTGGACTGGAGATAGACGCATATAGGTTATTAAATATTAAACATAGCCTTGTGCAGGGATTCAGAGCTGTCGAACAATCAAGTGATGGTGATGACGGTCGTGCTGTTTCCTTTTTTGGTAATTATACAAACCATGATTTTGCATATGTAGCTTCCTATGGAGACCTTATTTTCTCTCTGCTGTTTTCAAGAAAGGGAATGAGCAGGGAATATATTGATATTTACAAAAAACATTTATTAAAGAGTGAGGGTATTTCTTTTAAAGAATGGGAGTTTTCAAGCGGTTGCATACCATTGGAGGTTAATCTTGTGAAAAATGGTCTGGTGTTTGCAGGGACGATAAGTGGGATGATGGATCCCTTTTTTTTAAATGGCATATCTGGTGCACTTATTTCAGGAAAACTTGCGGCTGAGGTTTTTATAAATCGCAAACATGCTTATATGGAGTTTAATCGATTTACTAAAAATTTTCGCATCAGACGGTTGATGAAACTGAGTTCGACTAAGCTTCCTTTTAAAATATTATCCTTTCCAGTGATTGTCCGACTAAGCAATTTTTTTCAATGGGTTGGAGTACTATAA
- a CDS encoding NAD(P)-binding protein encodes MNEFPVIIIGGGIGGITTAAYLSQSGISFILLEQNNTLGGRCSTRTINGNSYEIGALYVGGRVFDHLRNTFNVDCKTILIRGAIKIGNRFICFPFGVRTVFDIIKCGVPFYSLVKFLSRTKILKSPSTFLNLSSIGEVIDSLTDESRMRTFLFSLFGVSGVSPYRISSQSLAKNSIIGSYKGLNPEYLLGGNGDITSLLAKIAEKNGQIIHNVKVNKILLKNGAVFGVQTENEIYKSQIVVSNSGIRNTVLELTERSDWPESFYSQICDLKSSLMVVNIFLTFSRKIELPIGVSIFLMPYNSVKEFELLENGQFPEKSMFILHVPSNLNRDNVNKNNDHRATLQFYYPRGNVEKDVLKKQVDKILNEGLDDLFYGLSKAIKEYYVYDPLLYKEKFGFFPYVFGVTPDLHSDRISIKTPIKNLYCVGDSVEPEGPCVPQAFESGLRTAHDILNQIES; translated from the coding sequence ATGAACGAATTCCCCGTTATAATAATAGGAGGAGGTATAGGAGGTATAACAACCGCAGCATATTTAAGTCAATCCGGTATATCATTCATTTTACTGGAACAGAATAATACTCTGGGAGGAAGATGTTCAACAAGAACAATAAATGGTAATAGTTATGAAATTGGCGCATTATATGTAGGTGGCCGGGTTTTCGATCATCTTCGGAATACTTTTAATGTCGATTGCAAAACAATTTTAATTCGAGGTGCAATAAAGATTGGTAACCGATTTATTTGTTTTCCTTTTGGTGTGAGGACGGTGTTTGATATTATAAAATGTGGAGTCCCTTTTTACAGTCTTGTAAAATTTCTCTCTCGAACCAAGATACTAAAATCACCTTCAACTTTCCTGAACCTCTCATCTATAGGGGAAGTTATTGATAGCCTGACTGACGAGTCTAGAATGCGTACATTTCTTTTTTCTCTTTTTGGTGTTTCAGGTGTAAGCCCTTATAGGATTTCTTCTCAAAGTCTGGCGAAGAATAGTATAATCGGAAGTTACAAAGGTCTTAATCCCGAATATCTGCTGGGTGGAAATGGGGATATTACATCTCTTCTCGCAAAAATAGCAGAGAAAAATGGACAAATTATTCATAATGTCAAAGTTAATAAAATACTGTTAAAGAATGGAGCAGTTTTTGGTGTGCAGACCGAAAATGAAATATACAAAAGCCAGATTGTTGTAAGCAATTCGGGAATTCGTAATACGGTTCTAGAACTAACGGAGCGAAGTGATTGGCCTGAGTCTTTCTATTCTCAAATCTGTGATCTGAAATCAAGCTTGATGGTTGTCAACATTTTCCTTACTTTTTCACGAAAGATAGAGTTGCCAATAGGTGTGAGTATATTTTTAATGCCTTATAATTCAGTTAAAGAATTTGAATTACTTGAGAATGGGCAATTCCCCGAGAAATCCATGTTTATACTTCATGTTCCATCAAACCTTAATAGAGATAATGTTAATAAAAATAATGACCATAGGGCTACACTGCAATTTTACTATCCTAGAGGTAACGTAGAGAAAGATGTTTTGAAAAAACAGGTAGACAAGATATTAAATGAAGGTTTGGATGATTTATTTTATGGACTTTCAAAGGCTATAAAAGAATATTATGTTTATGATCCGCTGCTATATAAAGAGAAATTTGGTTTTTTTCCATATGTTTTTGGAGTAACTCCAGACTTACATTCTGATCGAATATCCATCAAAACTCCCATTAAAAATCTATATTGCGTTGGTGATTCGGTTGAGCCTGAAGGGCCTTGCGTTCCACAGGCTTTTGAATCAGGTTTGCGAACTGCCCATGATATCTTAAATCAAATTGAGTCCTGA